One region of Cryptosporidium parvum Iowa II chromosome 4, whole genome shotgun sequence genomic DNA includes:
- a CDS encoding possible SAND family protein, translating to MFMMPVDNNEKFRKLLIFTSAGKPIYSYGITDQEVFSLFSSALTAMFSKISFVMSKKVYINENDEHTQILDYLKWMSSESHVIVVLERKNIILCCISPFPSDTVRFLKGLLEHVYYQVVMMLTGSIHKILDSRPNFDIQQMLSNSDINIIDQCANSAQINLDSVYCFYNFNKSSKMIKLQGQSNKIEYSSPIIPKILYIESQPLEYRYRKEINKIISGIKMEEILGGILFESKKLVSWFGSKYIKNLPSTDFSLLKNITSIFLNKKTLSNEFWIPICLPAISTVSYVYCYIQCWPLVDEFSNSTSNTCFVLLSSSGDTKVFEKCSAHSKNCRKALLETGYYKILESSKINSFNLSKLMNENCYIKAEIFHLVYVSIAKNSYIISEAHPEIHDLKKIFQMYYNLIETAHTQTRMQNGSSITIILNTKKFKYLIVTTQEFHILSTLPSNSKLDEINLISIINNLRKNVKHFFI from the coding sequence ATGTTCATGATGCCAGtagataataatgaaaaatttcgtaaattattaatttttactTCCGCAGGAAAACCTATTTACTCATATGGAATTACTGACCAAGAGGTGTTTAGCTTATTTTCAAGCGCATTAACAGCAATGTTCAGCAAAATATCATTTGTTATGTCAAAAAAGGTTTacattaatgaaaatgatgagCATACGCAAATATTAGATTATCTTAAATGGATGAGCTCAGAATCGCACGTTATTGTAGTATTGgagagaaaaaatattatcttaTGTTGCATTTCGCCATTTCCAAGCGACACAGTTCGTTTTTTAAAAGGACTTCTAGAACATGTTTATTATCAGGTTGTTATGATGCTTACTGGATCCATTCACAAAATTCTTGACTCCAGACCAAATTTTGATATACAGCAGATGCTTAGTAATAGcgatattaatattattgatcaATGCGCAAATAGTGCGCAAATAAACCTTGATTCTGTATATTGTTTCTATAACTTCAATAAAAGTTCAAAGATGATTAAACTGCAGGGacaatcaaataaaattgaatacTCTTCCCCCATAATACctaaaattttatatatagaGTCGCAACCCTTGGAATACAGATATAGaaaggaaataaataaaattatcaGCGGAATAAAAATGGAAGAGATACTGGGTGGAATATTGTTCGAGTCCAAAAAATTGGTCTCTTGGTTTGGATCaaagtatattaaaaatcTACCATCTACAGATTTCTCgttattaaaaaatattacatCAATCtttctaaataaaaaaactttaaGTAATGAATTTTGGATTCCTATATGTCTTCCAGCCATAAGTACGGTTTCATATGTATATTGTTACATTCAATGTTGGCCTTTAGTTGACGAATTCTCAAACTCAACATCTAATACttgttttgttttattatcCTCAAGCGGAGATACAAAAGTGTTTGAAAAATGCTCTGCACATTCAAAGAACTGCCGAAAAGCACTTCTCGAAACTGGGTATTATAAGATTTTAGAGTCaagtaaaattaattcatttaatttgaGTAAGCTAATGAATGAAAACTGCTACATAAAAGCAGAGATATTTCACCTTGTTTATGTATCTATTGCGAAGAATAGCTACATCATTAGTGAGGCGCATCCTGAAATCCatgatttaaaaaagatcTTCCAAATGTATTACAATCTAATAGAAACTGCGCATACTCAAACAAGAATGCAAAATGGCTCATCAATTAcaattatattaaacacaaaaaaattcaaatacttGATAGTTACTACTCAAGAGTTTCACATACTATCAACGCTCCCCTCTAATTCAAAGTTAGATGAAATAAACTTGATCTCGATAATTAACAATCTTAGGAAAAACGTTAAACACTTTTTCATTTGA
- a CDS encoding hypothetical protein (similar to vacuolor VPS35 protein-sorting protein): MDRIYKVENYGQNTLLAEASNVVKEQAYYMKRAIDQDGLRDALRHASNMLCELRTSSLSPKHYYELYMQIFQEMRDLSHFFDDKSRHGRKMSDLYDSVQHAGNIVPRLFLLITAGACYIRSLEAPAKDILKDMSELCKGVQHPMRGLFLRYFLIQTCKDVLPDTGSIYEENGGGTVMDTWDFLYSNFCESTRLWIRLQNHGTPKDKLRRERERHDLRILVGANLVRISHLEGLTQQLYIQEILPKLLNVVLSCEDVLAQQYLLDCIIQVFSDENHLKTLELLLSACMKTLPGVDLKPILTNLMNRLSNYLSQSNDKSLINDIDIFELFRKNLSELHERPTPNIQKQISNNLERDLSSLLELHAAFLAFTLTLYPDNTNYVDLILGSTVTLLTNALGVRVDGTCGSLLDSRCIDTIVEILSLPFQSMPLSIMVEMNHFPNLLYFLNKQAGKKVALSLINTIVENNTPFDDADALQRFCSFILPMLDEKGTHTGEEVDLSITENNEFIYQQMKVSKLVHQIKHEDVNQIFSMYGILFDLFSRVDSSRFKYTFPTLGYCAINLIETTLSKEKTDNEPSKLSVKKIFQFIHKIAIILVTCAPELALDLFLQGSIMADKANDSDGYEAICYEFLTQSLVCFEEELAESKRQFQGLMSIIGTLVGRIQCLSKDNYELLAAKLAQYSAKLLRKPDQCRAILMCSHLFWNNEENRDATRVLECLQKCLKIADSAVQVAPSNSVLFIDILEKYMYYLEQGNQNITTDFISKLVALCHEQIQFSGSEIQQGPKILLNNLMTHIKNNHDLYKGVKLTSMD, encoded by the coding sequence atggaTAGAATATATAAGGTTGAAAACTATGGCCAGAATACTCTTCTGGCTGAGGCTAGTAATGTTGTTAAAGAGCAAGCATATTATATGAAACGTGCAATCGATCAAGATGGACTTAGAGATGCCCTTAGGCATGCGTCGAATATGTTATGCGAATTGCGTACATCCTCACTCTCTCCTAAGCATTACTATGAGCTATATATGCAAATTTTTCAAGAAATGCGCGACTTATCTCACTTTTTTGATGACAAATCTCGTCATGGAAGAAAAATGAGTGATCTTTATGATTCGGTACAGCATGCGGGCAACATTGTTCCACGCCTCTTTCTGCTAATAACTGCAGGTGCGTGCTATATCAGATCTCTTGAAGCTCCAGCAAAAGATATTCTGAAGGATATGTCTGAACTATGCAAAGGAGTTCAGCATCCAATGAGAGGATTATTTTTAAGGtactttttaattcaaactTGCAAAGACGTACTACCTGATACAGGAAGCATTTATGAAGAAAATGGCGGAGGAACAGTAATGGATACGTGGGactttttatattcaaatttttgtGAATCAACTAGATTGTGGATACGTTTACAAAATCATGGAACTCCGAAAGATAAATTAAGAAGAGAACGTGAGAGGCACGATCTTAGAATACTTGTGGGCGCAAATCTTGTTCGCATCTCGCATTTGGAAGGATTGACTCAGCAACTCTACATTCAGGAAATACTACCAAAACTGCTTAATGTAGTTTTATCATGTGAAGATGTTCTAGCACAACAATACTTGCTAGACTGTATTATTCAAGTGTTTTCAGATGAAAATCATCTCAAAACCTTGGAACTTTTATTGTCGGCATGTATGAAAACATTACCTGGGGTTGATTTAAAGCCAATTTTAACTAATCTCATGAATAGGCTCTCAAACTATTTAAGCCAAAGTAATGACAAGAgtttaataaatgatattgatatttttgaattattcaGAAAAAACCTTTCCGAATTACACGAAAGACCAACcccaaatattcaaaagcagatttccaataatttgGAAAGAGATTTGTCTAGTTTGCTGGAATTGCACGCTGCATTCCTTGCATTTACTCTAACGTTATATCCAGACAACACGAATTATGTAGACTTAATTCTTGGATCAACAGTAACACTACTTACAAATGCACTTGGAGTGAGAGTTGACGGAACATGTGGATCACTTCTGGATAGCCGATGTATTGATACAATTGTTGAGATACTTTCGCTCCCATTCCAGTCAATGCCCCTGTCCATTATGGTAGAGATGAACCATTTTCCAAACCtcctttattttctaaataaaCAAGCAGGAAAAAAGGTTGCGCTTTCTTTGATCAATACAATTGTGGAAAACAACACTCCGTTCGATGATGCAGATGCATTGCAAAGATTTTGTTCTTTTATTCTCCCTATGCTAGATGAAAAAGGTACCCATACAGGTGAGGAAGTTGATCTATCAATaactgaaaataatgaatttatttatcaaCAAATGAAAGTTTCAAAGTTGGTCCATCAGATCAAACACGAGGATGTGAACCAAATTTTCAGCATGTACGGAATTCTTTTCGACTTATTTAGTCGTGTAGATAGTTcaagatttaaatatacATTCCCAACTCTGGGGTATTGTGCCATAAATCTTATTGAAACAACTTTATCAAAGGAAAAAACAGATAATGAGCCTTCAAAATTATCTgtaaaaaagatatttcaGTTTATTCATAAGATCGCAATAATCCTTGTAACTTGTGCGCCAGAACTAGCTCTTGACTTATTTCTACAGGGATCGATAATGGCAGATAAAGCAAACGACTCGGATGGATACGAAGCAATTTGCTACGAATTCCTTACCCAAAGTCTTGTTTGTTTTGAAGAGGAGCTTGCAGAGTCAAAAAGGCAATTTCAGGGACTAATGTCAATTATTGGAACGCTTGTAGGGCGAATCCAGTGCTTAAGTAAAGATAACTACGAGCTACTAGCCGCAAAATTGGCACAATACTCCGCAAAGTTGTTACGCAAGCCGGACCAGTGCAGAGCAATATTAATGTGCTCCCACTTATTTTGGAACAACGAGGAAAATAGGGATGCAACTAGAGTTTTAGAATGTTTGCAAAAGTGCCTGAAAATAGCTGATTCTGCAGTACAAGTAGCTCCAAGTAATTCAGTACTATTTATAGATATCCTAGAAAAGTATATGTACTATCTAGAACAAGGGAATCAAAACATTACAACAGATTTTATCTCAAAACTGGTGGCTCTTTGCCATGAACAAATTCAGTTTTCAGGCAGCGAGATACAACAAGGTCCCAAGATTCTACTTAATAACTTAATGACccatataaaaaataatcatgATTTATATAAAGGCGTTAAGTTAACTAGTATGGATTAA
- a CDS encoding 60S ribosomal protein L31 (transcripts identified by EST), with amino-acid sequence MAQGNKGSMAPCTRDYTINLSKMVHKISFKKRAPRAIKGIREFAGKVMKTEDVRIDAKLNKFIFSKGVRNLPTRVRVRISRKRSESEDSKDSLYTLVQYIPVATFAGLQTEKVQD; translated from the exons ATGGCACAAG GAAATAAAGGTTCAATGGCACCATGTACAAGGGATTATACCATCAATCTGAGTAAGATGGTTCACAAGATCTCGTTCAAAAAGAGGGCACCAAGAGCCATTAAAGGCATCCGTGAATTTGCAGGAAAGGTCATGAAGACTGAAGATGTTAGAATTGACGCGAAACTCaacaaattcattttcagtAAGGGTGTTAGAAATCTGCCTACACGTGTACGCGTAAGAATTTCTAGAAAGCGTAGCGAGTCAGAAGATTCTAAAGATTCTCTGTACACTCTTGTGCAATATATCCCTGTTGCTACATTTGCAGGTTTACAAACTGAAAAAGTACAAGattaa